A single genomic interval of Streptomyces graminofaciens harbors:
- a CDS encoding MFS transporter, whose amino-acid sequence MALPKAFWLLWFGQTVSRLGTLAPAFLVLYLEQDGLVAPGTTPLVVGLFGAGVVLSGLVGGAVADLIGPRRTIVAAQPVTAAMALLFAVADHVVALCALALITGFLSAVDRPAGAGLISAIVPQEQFSKAYSLFLVGFNIGMSLSPVLSGFLLEVSPGALFVVWAVSSLLYAALVFAVPADPPPVRDADRPAGASAALKSAARGIAEPFRTPVLVAFLLLTFLLACIYLQVNSALPLDMRGSGLSAGDIGFVLAVNAVLSVLLLPLVPRLVGGMRAHVPLILAAGFMALGFGGNALADDMVTFTLATVVWTLGEVLWAPMSATFIADRAPAGRSSTYQGSYFFAWNAAFVVGSPAGLALAHAHGYGSLWLSVLGLGLVVTLGFALLPRLTGFATKPGSEPGSEPGSEPGSEPGSEPGSEPGSEPGSEPGLGPDAVPEPQAVPRATTPEETLTTETR is encoded by the coding sequence ATGGCCCTTCCCAAAGCGTTCTGGCTGCTGTGGTTCGGGCAGACCGTCAGCCGGCTCGGGACGCTCGCCCCCGCCTTCCTCGTCCTCTACCTGGAGCAGGACGGCCTCGTCGCCCCCGGCACCACCCCGCTCGTCGTCGGACTCTTCGGCGCCGGTGTCGTGTTGTCCGGGCTGGTGGGAGGGGCGGTCGCCGATCTGATCGGGCCGCGCCGGACCATCGTCGCCGCCCAGCCGGTGACCGCCGCGATGGCCCTGCTGTTCGCCGTCGCCGACCATGTCGTCGCCCTCTGCGCGCTGGCACTGATCACCGGGTTCCTGTCGGCCGTGGACCGGCCGGCCGGGGCCGGGCTGATCTCCGCGATCGTTCCGCAGGAGCAGTTCTCGAAGGCGTACAGCCTCTTCCTCGTCGGCTTCAACATCGGCATGTCGCTGAGCCCGGTCCTCTCCGGGTTCCTGCTCGAAGTCAGCCCCGGCGCCCTGTTCGTGGTCTGGGCGGTCTCCAGCCTCCTCTACGCGGCCCTGGTGTTCGCGGTGCCCGCCGATCCGCCGCCCGTGCGGGACGCCGACCGGCCCGCCGGGGCCTCGGCCGCACTCAAGTCGGCCGCGCGCGGTATCGCCGAACCCTTCCGCACCCCCGTCCTGGTCGCCTTCCTCCTGCTGACCTTCCTGTTGGCCTGCATCTACCTCCAGGTCAACTCCGCGCTGCCGCTGGACATGCGGGGCAGCGGGCTGTCCGCCGGGGACATCGGGTTCGTGCTCGCCGTCAACGCCGTACTGTCCGTGCTGCTGCTGCCGCTCGTGCCCCGCCTCGTCGGGGGGATGCGTGCCCACGTCCCGCTGATCCTGGCCGCCGGGTTCATGGCCCTCGGCTTCGGCGGCAACGCCCTCGCCGACGACATGGTCACCTTCACGCTCGCCACCGTCGTCTGGACGCTCGGCGAGGTGCTGTGGGCCCCGATGTCCGCGACGTTCATCGCCGACCGCGCCCCCGCCGGACGCAGCAGTACCTACCAGGGCTCGTACTTCTTCGCCTGGAACGCCGCGTTCGTCGTCGGCAGCCCCGCCGGCCTCGCCCTCGCCCACGCCCACGGCTACGGATCGCTGTGGCTGTCGGTCCTGGGCCTCGGCCTGGTCGTGACGCTCGGCTTCGCCCTGCTGCCGAGGCTGACCGGGTTCGCGACGAAGCCCGGCTCCGAGCCCGGCTCCGAGCCCGGCTCCGAGCCCGGCTCCGAGCCCGGCTCCGAGCCCGGCTCCGAGCCCGGCTCAGAGCCCGGCTCAGAGCCCGGCCTCGGGCCCGACGCGGTCCCCGAGCCCCAAGCCGTCCCCCGGGCGACCACCCCCGAAGAAACCCTGACCACAGAGACAAGGTGA